The Shewanella sp. MTB7 genome includes a window with the following:
- a CDS encoding iron-containing alcohol dehydrogenase has product MDLHASWNFPTAITVGEGCLAQLGERCKALNMTKVLLITDPGLVSLPMVKEAVGYCRKSGLEAKTFSDIQGNPTGQNVRDGALFLNAGGFDGVVAFGGGSSLDAAKAIAMIAKQKLSLWSTEDIGNNWTRIEENLMLPVVAVPTTAGTGSEVGRASVITDTDGSHHIKRIIFHPNMLPASVLLDPLLTLGLPPHITAATGLDALSHNLEAYCAPFYHPMAEGIAIEGIRLIKHYLPRAVADGKDIEARTQMLVASSMGATSFQRGLGGMHAIAHSLGALYNKHHGLLNAILMPYVLTRNRSVIEDRIIRLSRYLELDDATFTGFLSWILTLREQLNIPHTLAEIGINIDDAVLVGKMSVKDAACAGNPILLTDIEYSLLFKDAVKGKLK; this is encoded by the coding sequence ATGGATTTACATGCAAGTTGGAATTTCCCCACGGCCATTACGGTGGGTGAAGGCTGTTTAGCTCAACTTGGTGAGCGCTGCAAAGCACTTAATATGACTAAAGTGTTGTTGATCACCGATCCCGGTTTAGTCTCGCTGCCGATGGTTAAAGAAGCGGTAGGTTATTGCAGGAAATCAGGATTGGAAGCGAAGACATTTAGTGATATTCAGGGCAATCCCACCGGGCAGAATGTGCGAGATGGCGCTCTGTTTTTAAATGCTGGAGGTTTCGATGGGGTGGTGGCTTTTGGTGGAGGATCGAGTTTAGATGCGGCAAAAGCGATAGCCATGATAGCGAAACAAAAGCTCTCTTTATGGAGCACCGAAGATATCGGTAATAACTGGACCCGTATAGAAGAAAACTTGATGCTTCCGGTGGTCGCCGTGCCAACTACTGCAGGGACGGGATCTGAAGTGGGGCGGGCGTCGGTGATCACTGATACCGACGGGTCTCATCATATAAAACGTATTATCTTTCACCCAAATATGTTACCGGCGAGTGTGTTGTTGGATCCTCTATTGACCTTAGGTTTGCCACCTCATATTACCGCGGCAACAGGCTTAGATGCTTTGTCCCATAACCTCGAAGCCTATTGCGCACCATTTTATCATCCAATGGCAGAGGGTATTGCTATTGAGGGGATACGGTTAATTAAACATTACCTTCCTAGAGCGGTTGCCGATGGCAAGGACATTGAAGCGCGAACTCAGATGCTGGTGGCATCAAGTATGGGAGCCACCAGTTTTCAACGTGGTTTAGGGGGGATGCATGCCATAGCGCATAGTCTTGGCGCCTTGTATAACAAGCATCATGGATTATTGAACGCGATTTTAATGCCCTATGTACTGACACGAAATCGCAGTGTTATAGAGGACAGAATCATTCGATTGTCGCGTTACCTTGAGTTAGATGATGCCACTTTTACTGGCTTTTTGTCTTGGATATTAACCTTGAGGGAACAGCTTAATATTCCTCATACCTTAGCTGAAATCGGGATCAATATAGATGATGCGGTTTTAGTGGGTAAAATGTCAGTCAAAGATGCCGCTTGTGCAGGAAACCCTATCTTATTAACCGATATTGAGTACTCATTGCTCTTTAAGGATGCGGTTAAAGGCAAGTTGAAATAG
- a CDS encoding alpha/beta fold hydrolase produces MWQSCAPENEVEFQLPHIRLSGRLWGASDKPLLLALHGWLDNANSFAPLAEQLTEFQVLAIDWPGHGGSEHRPGLYPLHWIDYLYDLELLMEQLSGELEPVAIIGHSLGGIVASAYVAAFPERVDKLVLIEAISPLYESASKNNKRLRNSFRDHALYLKKKDLAPAVYESIEIAVKARMRLTGLGESWCRLLVERNMQPNETLGSTGFSWRSDPRLKLDSPLRLTFEQVDALMTEHAGNTLLITGAKGFSQINQQLPKAQAWFDQLICVELDGDHHLHMENANEVAGQIRQFLG; encoded by the coding sequence ATGTGGCAATCTTGCGCCCCCGAAAATGAGGTTGAGTTTCAACTCCCTCATATTCGTTTATCAGGTCGACTCTGGGGGGCGTCGGATAAGCCCTTGCTACTGGCATTACATGGCTGGTTAGATAACGCCAATAGTTTTGCCCCTTTAGCAGAGCAACTAACAGAATTTCAAGTATTGGCGATCGATTGGCCGGGTCACGGAGGGTCGGAGCATCGACCAGGCTTATATCCGCTGCATTGGATTGATTACCTATACGATCTGGAACTTTTGATGGAACAGCTGTCTGGTGAGCTGGAGCCAGTCGCGATTATTGGTCATTCACTTGGTGGCATTGTTGCTTCGGCTTATGTGGCTGCTTTTCCTGAAAGAGTGGATAAGTTGGTGTTGATTGAGGCGATTAGCCCTCTGTATGAATCGGCGTCTAAGAATAATAAAAGATTACGTAATAGCTTTAGGGATCACGCGCTTTATCTAAAGAAAAAGGATCTTGCTCCTGCTGTCTATGAGTCCATCGAGATTGCCGTTAAAGCAAGAATGAGGTTAACAGGCCTTGGGGAGTCGTGGTGTCGTCTGCTTGTTGAGCGCAATATGCAACCGAATGAAACACTGGGTTCTACTGGTTTTAGCTGGCGTAGTGATCCTAGGTTGAAGTTAGACTCACCCTTAAGACTGACATTTGAGCAGGTCGATGCCTTGATGACAGAGCATGCAGGTAATACCTTATTGATAACGGGAGCTAAGGGGTTTTCACAAATAAACCAACAACTGCCAAAGGCACAAGCTTGGTTTGATCAACTTATTTGCGTAGAACTTGATGGCGATCACCATTTACACATGGAAAATGCTAACGAGGTAGCAGGTCAGATTAGACAATTTTTGGGATAA
- the tsaB gene encoding tRNA (adenosine(37)-N6)-threonylcarbamoyltransferase complex dimerization subunit type 1 TsaB, whose protein sequence is MTDIQKNPDELTILSLDTCTESCSAALSVNGQIFSALAIVPREHSQRILPMVDSVLSQANISLSDVDLIAYGRGPGSFTGIRICTSMTQGLALGQDIPVIGLSALQTMAQTVFDHQGAVQVISAIDARMGEIYWGQFVFSNGLAELVGCEIVTAPNLATLALDKSLPIVACGTGFETYPQLLDLCENITLAQEIQFPDAKSMLSLAKQGYTQGLSTSVDDLAPVYVRDTVTWKKLPGRE, encoded by the coding sequence ATGACTGATATACAGAAAAACCCTGATGAGCTCACCATACTCTCATTGGACACTTGTACCGAATCTTGTTCGGCAGCTTTAAGCGTTAACGGCCAGATTTTTTCAGCGTTAGCCATTGTGCCTCGCGAACATAGCCAGCGCATACTGCCTATGGTTGATAGTGTGTTATCTCAAGCTAACATTTCATTGTCCGATGTCGATCTTATTGCCTATGGACGCGGCCCGGGCAGTTTTACCGGTATTCGAATTTGTACCAGCATGACTCAAGGTTTAGCCTTGGGCCAAGATATCCCCGTTATTGGTCTATCTGCTTTGCAAACGATGGCGCAGACGGTGTTTGATCATCAAGGTGCCGTGCAGGTTATTAGTGCGATTGATGCTAGAATGGGCGAGATCTATTGGGGTCAGTTTGTTTTCAGTAATGGGCTTGCTGAGTTAGTGGGCTGCGAGATTGTGACAGCACCAAATTTAGCGACCTTAGCGTTAGATAAGAGTTTACCGATTGTCGCATGTGGAACCGGTTTTGAAACCTATCCTCAGCTACTTGACCTGTGTGAAAACATAACGCTAGCCCAAGAGATACAGTTTCCTGATGCTAAATCTATGTTGAGCTTAGCGAAACAGGGTTATACTCAGGGTCTGTCAACGTCAGTCGATGACTTGGCGCCTGTTTATGTTCGTGATACGGTTACTTGGAAAAAATTGCCAGGGCGAGAGTAA
- a CDS encoding glutamine amidotransferase-related protein, producing the protein MRIGILQCDDVTAALQAKHGNYPEMFTRLFEDLDRELVFVVYRVIDGDYPNSVDDCEAYITTGSRYGVNDDEPWVLQFKQYIATLYAYKKKLIGICFGHQMMVKALGGEVVKSPKGWGVGVATSAITLHKPWMDCNIEKLSLVVSHQDQVTVLPEDTEIIASSDFCPFYMIQINDHFLGIQGHPEFSKIYSQDLMNARRDRIPAQRIEKGIESLSHVIDEKRFTQWMMNFLRYNDMSKQY; encoded by the coding sequence ATGAGAATTGGTATTTTGCAATGCGATGATGTCACCGCAGCTCTGCAAGCTAAACATGGAAATTATCCTGAGATGTTTACTCGTTTGTTTGAGGATCTCGATAGGGAACTGGTGTTTGTTGTTTATCGCGTTATTGATGGCGACTATCCAAATTCAGTGGATGATTGTGAGGCGTATATTACTACAGGAAGCCGCTATGGCGTCAATGATGATGAACCTTGGGTGCTCCAGTTCAAACAATATATTGCAACGCTCTATGCCTATAAAAAGAAGTTAATCGGGATTTGTTTTGGTCATCAGATGATGGTTAAAGCGTTGGGAGGTGAAGTGGTTAAGTCACCAAAAGGTTGGGGGGTTGGCGTAGCGACATCGGCGATCACTCTGCATAAACCTTGGATGGATTGCAATATTGAGAAGCTCTCTTTGGTGGTGAGTCATCAAGATCAAGTGACAGTGTTGCCTGAAGACACTGAGATCATTGCAAGCAGTGATTTTTGCCCTTTTTATATGATACAGATAAACGATCACTTCCTCGGTATTCAGGGACACCCTGAATTTAGTAAGATCTATTCACAAGATCTGATGAACGCTCGGCGGGACAGGATCCCAGCTCAGCGTATTGAAAAGGGAATTGAATCTTTATCTCATGTGATTGATGAAAAACGATTTACTCAATGGATGATGAATTTCTTGCGCTACAACGATATGTCAAAACAATATTAA
- a CDS encoding M50 family metallopeptidase, whose amino-acid sequence MHNLSANTVEPKALNSSGAPSRSRFFFELMFAFLITRLPFISVPFKWLESYFHELSHGLATILTGGSVSHIQLFPNGAGLCFSQGGWPVVIGFSGYFGAALWGYLIFILATWPKGIRISFAFLGSAVVLTAILWGRDILTISILACLAVLFLLPLKLNQNRFMSSGLRIMALMIMLNALASPTVLLGLSGKGDASMLALQTWIPAWIWVFIWLAVSASMIFLCWRRVDRAAAKS is encoded by the coding sequence ATGCATAATCTTTCTGCCAATACTGTAGAGCCTAAAGCGCTGAACAGCAGTGGAGCGCCATCTCGAAGCCGATTTTTCTTCGAACTCATGTTTGCCTTTCTTATCACTCGACTGCCTTTTATTAGTGTGCCATTTAAATGGCTAGAAAGTTATTTTCACGAGCTCTCTCATGGATTAGCGACGATATTAACGGGGGGAAGTGTCAGCCATATTCAGTTGTTCCCTAATGGTGCGGGTTTGTGTTTTAGCCAAGGTGGATGGCCTGTTGTGATTGGTTTTAGTGGCTACTTTGGCGCTGCACTTTGGGGGTATTTGATCTTCATTTTGGCGACCTGGCCAAAGGGGATACGCATTAGCTTTGCTTTTCTTGGATCGGCTGTTGTGTTGACCGCAATTCTTTGGGGACGAGATATATTGACCATCTCAATACTCGCTTGTCTAGCTGTGCTGTTTCTATTACCGCTTAAACTTAATCAAAACCGATTTATGAGTAGCGGGCTCAGAATAATGGCGCTGATGATCATGCTCAATGCACTCGCAAGTCCAACAGTGTTATTAGGGCTTAGCGGTAAAGGCGATGCCTCAATGTTGGCGTTACAAACTTGGATCCCTGCATGGATTTGGGTGTTTATTTGGTTAGCCGTAAGTGCCTCGATGATTTTCCTATGCTGGCGTCGAGTCGATAGGGCAGCAGCGAAAAGCTAG
- a CDS encoding class I SAM-dependent methyltransferase produces MKNKTLLASILLSATCSVSGFAHDNGHEVKTLNQVVKSDFRQDKNVDRDRYRHPLETLTFFDVKPSDTVVELWPGGGWYAEVLAPYLAMEGQYVAGNFDTNPLDEKKRTGYRATVGKKFEAWLNEHKSQVGKATTVTFDPPTHYVLGRDESVDTVLTFRNLHNWAMKGYLEPVFESTFKVLKPGGTFGIVEHRANAGMDAKTGYMDEAEVIALAEKVGFTLVAKSEVNANSKDTKDYPKGVWTLPPRLALEDVDQTKYLAIGESDRMTLKFVKNTQ; encoded by the coding sequence ATGAAAAATAAAACTCTTTTGGCCAGTATTCTATTGAGCGCCACATGTAGCGTGAGTGGATTTGCTCACGATAATGGGCATGAAGTCAAAACATTGAATCAAGTGGTTAAGAGCGATTTTAGGCAAGATAAAAACGTTGATCGTGATAGATACCGCCATCCTCTGGAAACCCTAACATTCTTTGATGTTAAACCTAGTGACACCGTAGTTGAACTGTGGCCAGGTGGCGGCTGGTACGCCGAAGTGTTAGCACCTTACCTTGCGATGGAGGGGCAATATGTGGCGGGTAATTTTGATACTAATCCCCTTGATGAGAAAAAGCGTACGGGATACCGCGCCACTGTTGGTAAAAAGTTTGAAGCTTGGTTGAACGAGCACAAATCCCAAGTTGGAAAAGCCACTACAGTGACCTTCGACCCACCAACCCATTATGTTTTGGGTCGTGATGAGAGTGTTGATACTGTGCTTACTTTTAGAAATCTGCATAACTGGGCGATGAAGGGCTATTTGGAACCTGTGTTTGAGTCAACTTTTAAGGTACTCAAACCCGGTGGAACTTTTGGCATTGTTGAGCACAGAGCCAATGCGGGCATGGATGCTAAAACGGGCTATATGGATGAAGCAGAAGTGATTGCTTTAGCAGAGAAAGTAGGGTTTACCTTAGTGGCCAAATCCGAAGTGAATGCGAATAGCAAAGATACCAAAGATTATCCGAAAGGAGTCTGGACTCTACCGCCACGTCTGGCTTTAGAGGATGTAGATCAAACTAAATATCTTGCGATAGGTGAAAGTGATCGCATGACATTAAAGTTTGTTAAAAATACTCAATAA